Below is a window of Chryseobacterium arthrosphaerae DNA.
GCATTCCTGATTTCAGGTTGAACAGTTTTAATTTTTTTTGAAGGATCAGTAATCAACAGGCTATCTCTTATAAAAAATATAGTCCGTCAATACAGGCTGTATATTATTTTGCTTAAGCAAAGAGTTGATCTGTCCTCTGTGATAGGTAGAATGATTAACGGCATGAAAAAGCATATCAAAAATACTGTTCTCAAACTTTGTTCCTCTTGAATTCTGGTATTCTACCCGTTTATCAAGGTCAGAGCTTTGAACAATATCAATACTTTTCAGGAAATTCCGATGATTGATCTCTTCCAAGGATTCAAACGGATTGATCTGCCAGACTTCAAAGGTTTCTTCCCCTGATATTCTTGCATTCCAGATCTGCTGTGCATTGAGGGTATGATTGATCAAACTGACGGTCCTTTCATCAAGAACATCCTTATTTTTTGAAATAATTTTGATCATCTCATTATTGAAATGATAAGTATATTCAAATAAGTCGATCAGTTTTTCTTTCATTATTCAAACATTTCTGCCCAGCGTACGGCTTTTATTTCTTTTTCGTTGTACAGGTCTGCAATTGACTTTTTAACGTCTAATTTAGGGTATAAATTAACTCCGATCAGTTTAATTTTTCCTTCTTCTATCCACTGCTGCTCTTCAATGGCGTGATCATAGATCTTTTTCTGGATCACTCCCTGTTTCAACAGTTCAAGATAGCCTCCTGCCTCTTCCGTTTCAACGAATAAAGCCCAGGACTTATCGGCAATCTGCTGCGTGATATCTTCCACATAATAGCTTCCGTTGGCAGCGTCTTCGAATACATTAATAATGCTTTCATACGCCAGAACGATCTGTTGTTTGAAAGAAATCTCTTCAGAGTTATCCGTACTTCTGTCTACAAGATAGTTACTGGAAAAGACAGCATCTGCTCCTCCTATCATGGCAGAAGCAAGCTCCAGTGTGGAACGGATCAGGTTATTTTCATTATCAGAAACAGCTTTATTTCTAAGGGAAGTCTCTGCAAAGATATAAGGAACTTCATCCAGTCCATATTCTTTGGAAAGCTGGTTGAAAACCATTTTGAATGCTCTCAGTTTAGCCATTTCAAAGAAATAATTTCCTCCAACAGCCATTCTAAAGATCAGTTTATTTAAGATTTCCGCTCCATATACTTCTGCCAGTTCTTTGGTTTTTGCCAGAGCAATACCAAGCTGCTGATCAATTGCTGCCCCGGCATTCTGGTGAAGGGAAACGTCTACACAGATACTTCTTCTGAATTCTTTTGCCAATAATTCTTTTGCCAGCTGATCATCAATAACAGCCTCTTTTTCATTAAAAACATCAATCAGGGAGAAATACTGATCTTCTTCCTGCGGGCTGATGTGGCCTGCAAGCTCTTTATTATTAACAAAAATGGTTTTCCTGCTCAGGTTTTCCACATTCTGATCAAGCAAAAATGCAAATACTTCATCTTCCAGGCTTTCATGATACCTGGAAACCAAATGGGTGCTTTCTTCCACTCTCGGCAGATTGGCCAAAGGCTTGTGAACTTCTGTATAAAAAGGCTTTACTTCGATTCCTTCAAGGTTTTCTTTTTGTAAAACCGGATAAATATCGTCCGTTTTAAGCTGCTTTTTTACTAAATTTTCCCAGTTTGAAAATGTATCTGTATTTGACATCAGTTTTATTTTGTTTATGAATGGCCAATAGTGAATTTACTTTACCGGTGAATTTACAGCAAAGGAGCTTACTATTCACCATTGACGTATTCTATTCAGTTGTATTATTTCTTAGCGACTTTTGTACTGTCAACCACCAGGATGAAGATTTCTTCATTCGGCTTTTTCATAAAATAATTTTCTCTTGCGTATTTTTCTTTTTCTGACTTGTTGTTCATCAGTTTTTTATAAAAAGCATCATTTTTCTGGTATTCTTTTTTATAATACTCAAGCTGCTCTTCATATTTGTGGATCTCCCCATTCAGTTCGTTGATAACCAGAAACGAGGTTTTGTCGAAGAAAATCATCCATACCAGGAACAGACAGATCGTAATGGTATACTTATTCAAAACATATTTCTGGATAAGTTTGAATGTTTCAGATTTCGGCTGAATGTCTTTGATAAGTTTGTTTTCTTCCATTTTCTTAATGTTTTCTCAACGAGTTTTTAATAACAGTAGTTAAAAAATCAATTGCTACGGAATTCTGCTTCATATTCGGGATGATAAGATCCGCTTCATTTTTAGACGGCTCAATGAATTCCTGGTGCATTGGCTTCAGGGTAGTCTGGTAACGGTGCAGCACTTCACCCAGATCTCTTCCTCTTTCCTGTGTATCTCTTCTGATCCTCCTGATCAGCCTTTCATCTGAATCTGCATGTACGAATACTTTCAGGTCAAATTCTTTCAGCAATTCTTTATTGGTAAGTACCAGAATTCCTTCTACCACCAATACGTTCTTAGGTTCTACAGTGACATGATCTCCTGTTCTGGAATGAGTGACAAAGCTGTAAATCGGCTGCTCAATCGGCTGATTATTCTTTAAAGCCTTCACATGTTTTATCAGTAATTCAAAATCTATAGACTTGGGATGGTCATAGTTTAAAGCCTCTCTTTCCGTCAGTGTAAGACCCTGATTGTCATGATAATAATTATCCTGAGAAAGGATGTTCATTCCTTCGATATCAAGCTGCTGAAGTATCTTATCAACAACTGTAGTTTTGCCGGATCCTGTTCCACCGGCAATTCCTATTACAAGCATTGTTTTTTTGTTTCTTTATAGTTGGTACAAATATACTATTTTAGATAAGATATAACAATGTAAGAATATTGAGAAATTAAAAGATTACAGGACTTAAAAATTAAAAAATTCTCCGCAATGGTATCGTTGTTTGTCATTTATATCTGTAAACGGTATTTTAACGCTTAATTCTACAAAAAAACCCGATGTTGAAACACCGGGTTTAAAGTTTTTAATGATTATTTCTTAATGAATTTCGCAGATATTTCCAGGTTTTTTATGGTGATGATATAACTGCCCGGCTGAAGCCCTGATACATTGATCTGGTTTCTTCCGTTTCCTACTGCTGCATCAATCACTTTTCTTCCTTCCATATTGTAAATTTCCACTTTTTCTTCTTTATTTCCTTTCAGCGATATGTTTAAGAAGTCGGAAACCGGATTTGGATAAATGGAAACCGGCTGTTCTTTTTTAATTTCTTTTGTGCTTAGGGCCTGACAGGCATATTCCGGAAGTATATAACCTGAAGTGGTAAACTCTTCAGTCATGATGTTGATATCATTACATGTAAAGCCAAACTGCCCGAGCATATCAATAGCCGCCTGTCTTACGGCAATAGCAGCATCCTGCTGGTTGGTTGATGAAGTTGTTAAATCCAGACCTTCCAAAAATGCCCGGTCTGTTTTTTCTTTCCCGATTCTGTCATAAATTCTCATCAGACAGGTAGACCAGATTTGAGCTTTATCATAGAACGATCCGGAGCCGGGGTATGTCATGGTTGTATTGGTAATTCTGCCGTCCCATATCGTGTTATGCCCATCCCAGCTGAACACCCAGTTATACTGAGGAGTAGACGAAGCCCATTGGTTCAGGCTTCTGCTGTAGGATTGTGCCCAATAATCACCGGAACCTTCACTCAGCCCGTCAGCATTGGAAACTCCACCGGATAGCCAGTGATGAATTCCGTGTCCTAATTCATGCAGGATCACATCAGCATCTTCAGCATCGTCTACTCCTCCCTGCCCAAATTCCAGAGTACCTGCAGTGCTATATCTTGAGTTGTCTTGCCCGTTCAGCGCATGGGGATCATAAAGAACAACCCCACCATTTGTAGCCGGCTTACAGATGATTCCTAATGTCTCGTTGATGTACCTTAAACTCTTATCTATATGCCAGAAAGCATTTACAGCCTCAAATCCCAACTCACTTCTGTTAAACAAAAACTGGTTGGTGTCCTGGGTAAATAAACCGGTATTGGGTCCGGTGATATTTCTGATTTCTACATAAGAATTTTTCAGTTTGTAGACATTATTGGCAAATTCTATATCTGATAATGTTACCAGGCTTCTTGCATTGTCTAAACTGGCATTCGTGGCATCATTACCGTCCACATAGCTGCCTCCATATGTTGATCCGGTTCTTGACAGCGGATCCGGGTCATATACATAGCCGGAACCTGAAGCTTTAAAACTGACTGTTTTATTGGATTGTTTTGTTTTCTTTTTGGGAGATTCCGAGGTTTCATCTTTATGCCTGTGATATACGGCAATGTCTTTAACACTGATGATTTCTCCTGTTTTGGCGTCAACAATTGTCTCCCAGCTTCCGGAATTATCATAAGAGTTGATGACCACTCTGTATACAAGCTTTGTATTTCCCCCGTCTGTAATGTAAACGAACAGTTTATTTTCCTGATAAGTAATTTCCCCCTGGGATTTAGAAGCAACATATGCCTTTTGAAAAGCGTCGACTGCAGAAATAGCGGGTGTAATATCTATTTCTTTCAGGTTTTTCTTTAAGCTTTCGGAAGAGGTATAACTTATTTTACCTTCTTTATTGAAATGGACTAGAACTTCGGACTGAAAAACAGGAACCTCCTTGATAAACTGCTGATACCGGAGTGTTTCTCCGGTATGCCCTTTACGTACAGAATATAAATTAAGCTTACTGAAATTCTGAATTCCCAGGTTTCTGGAATTCTCTTTAATCCACCGGTTTGCAGGTGCTTCAAAAGTTGATTCCTGAGCCAATAAGTTGCTACAGCACAGAACGCTGCCCAAAATCAGCGAAGTAATTTTTAATGTCATATAATGTTTTTTTTGTGGTTTTGTTTTAAAAATAACAAATATTTTTAAGTTTTAGATCTTTTTAACAAAAAAGCTTAAAAAACATGATCAATGTCTTATAAAATAATAAAACGATTTGTTTAAAGCTGCAATACAATTTTCAAAACGTTAAGAGTGCGCAAAGAAGGTATAAGTTGTATGGATGTTTTGTCCGGAAGGATATTTCATACAACAATGTAAAGAATAAAAAGTTTCTGTTAAGTCGTAACGCCTCTGGAAAGGTAATTTTTAACCTCCCGTCAAACCTTGTGAACTCTGCGTTGGAACAGTACGCAATAACAGCTGCAGGAGGTACAGGTAAAGTGGACAAAATTTAAAAGAGGCTGACCTTTTGGCCAACCTCTATATTTTATACGATTTCGCTTGTTAATTCGCGTGATAATAATTTTTCGTGCATGGGTTTCAAAATATCCATTGAGCCGGTTTTTACAGTACATTTACCTTTATAGTGGACAAGAATGGTACATTGCTCGGCCTGCTCGAGTGTGTGTTTGCATATTTCGATCAGACAGTCGATCACATAATCAAATGTATGAACGTCATCATTATGAAGCACCAGTTTATAAACTTCATCCGTATCATCAAGAACAAGAACTTCTTCCTCGTATTGACGTTTCGGGTTTTCGTAGTCTTTTATTGTATTATAAAAATTCATTCTTATGTTTTAAACTTCACCAATTTTATCTGCCAAGTTATCAATAGCATTGGGCTCATCATATACCAGCTCGACAAGCTCCACGCTCTTATTATTCATCTTCAGAATTTTGAAATGATAATTATCCAGGTCAAACTCCTGGTTTTCTTCCGGAATTTCCTCCAGTTCGTACAGAATAAATCCTGCCAATGAGTTGTATTCACTCTCTTCGGAAAGAGGGAGTTTTTTAGGTAAAAATTCATTGATTTCGTCCAGAGGCTGTGTTGCCTGTACCCAGTAGGTATTATCAGCAATTTTATCAACGATTTTTTCTTCTTCATCTTCTTCATCCTGAATTTCTCCTACCAACTCTTCCAGAATGTCCTCAAGGGTAATGATCCCCTCAGTTCCTCCGAATTCATCAATAACGATCGCTATATGCTGTTTTTTAAGCTGGAAAGTTTTCAATAGGTCTGATACTTTCTTGCTTTCCACCACGAAAAAGGCATCACGCATCAGTTCTTTAAGGTCGTCATGATCCAGCTGTCCTTTTCTTTTAACAAATTCTCTTATGATCTCCTTGGTATAGAAAATCCCGATAACGTTGTCAATAGAGTCAATATAGACCGGGATACGGGAATAGCCGCTATCCATAATCTTATTGATAATATCATTGACGTCTTCTTCAAAGTCAATGGAAGTAATATTTTGTCTCGGAACCATGATCTGCTTGGCAGAGTGATCCGTAAAGTCAAATGCATTTTTAATGATTTCGTAGTTTTCTTCTTCGATCTCACCGCTATCTGCACTCTGCTTTACCAAAAGCTGAAGTTCTTCTGTAGAGTGAATTTCCTGTTCTGAGGCAGGATGAATCTTGATTAATCTTAAAAAGCCATTGGACATGAGATTCATCAACCATATAAACGGTTTGAATACCGTATAAAAAACTCTCAGAGGTACTGCAGTGGCCATAGTTGTGGATTCTGACTTTCTGATGGCAATTGATTTCGGGATAAGCTCACCAAACACAATATGCATAACGGTGATCAGTACGAAGCTGGTCGCTACTGAAATTGTAGTAATGGTAGTCTGGGTCAGATCAATACTCAAGGAAGTAAAGATATTTTCCACAATATGATGCAAGGCGCTTTCTCCTACCCAACCCAGGGCAAGGGATGCCAATGTAATTCCTAACTGGGTTGCAGAAAGGTATTCATCAAGATGTTTGATGATGTGTTCTGCCTGCTTTGCCATAGAATTACCTTCTGCGGCTTTTAGTTGGATCTGAGAATAACGAACTTTAACAATTGAAAATTCTGCGGCTACGAAGAAGCCATTTAGTAAAACAAGAAATAAGGCCAGCAAAAGCCTGACTATGTCCGAGTCCATTTAGAAGTTGTATATATTTTATTAGGTACAAAGATATACAAAATAAAAATAATGTGAGAAAGATAAAATTATTTCAGTGCAGGATTTTTAGAAAGGAAAAAATGACATTATAAAACCCCTTTATTTTCCACTAATAAAAATAATCGAAGTACTTATATCTTTTTCATGTCAAAACAGGATTTTTGGGTACTCATTTTGAGTTTCCGGCTTTCTGAAACAAAAAAAGCACCGATAATATCGATGCTTCTGATGGTATGTAAAATAATTCTTTACGAATTTTTTAAAGCTTCTGCTCCGGAAACAATTTCCAGGATTTCGTTGGTAATTGCAGCCTGTCTTGCTTTGTTGTAGAAGATCACAAGATCATTCTTTAAAGCCTGAGCGTTATCTGTTGCTTTGTGCATTGCAGTCATTCTCGCTCCGTGCTCAGATGCTACTGAATCAAGGATGGCTTTGAAAACCTGAGTTTTGATTGATTTAGGAATCAGATTATCCAGGATCTCAGCTCTGTTAGGTTCGAAAATATAATCTGTTTCAACCTGTGGTTCTGTAGTTTCAGGCATTGAGATCGGAAGAAGTTGCTCTGTAGTGACTTCCTGAGTAGCAGCATTAACGAATTTGTTATAGATAACGTAAACTTCGTCAAATTTACCTTCTTTGAAGCTGGTCATTACTCCTTCTGTGATATGAGCCACTGTATCAAAGTTCAGGTTATCATATACAGAACTTCCATTAGCATATACTGAACGATTTCTTCTTACAGCATCATATACTTTTTTACCTACAGGAAGAACTTCAATCTCATATCGAGATTTGTCCTGAAACTGAAGGTTAAGCTCTTTTACGATTGAAGAGTTAAAAGCTCCCGCAAGACCTCTGTTTGAAGTAACAGCGATGAAAAGTATTCTTTTAACCTCTCTTTTCTGAGCATATACAGAAATCTGGTCAGGATCAGAGCTAGAATTTACATTCTGGATAAGCTCCTGTAATTTTTCAGAATAAGGTCTTAACATTACAATTGCATCCTGTGCTTTTTTAAGTTTCGCAGCGGAAACCATTTTCATAGCACGGGTAATCTGCATCGTAGATGA
It encodes the following:
- a CDS encoding DinB family protein, producing MKEKLIDLFEYTYHFNNEMIKIISKNKDVLDERTVSLINHTLNAQQIWNARISGEETFEVWQINPFESLEEINHRNFLKSIDIVQSSDLDKRVEYQNSRGTKFENSIFDMLFHAVNHSTYHRGQINSLLKQNNIQPVLTDYIFYKR
- a CDS encoding methylmalonyl-CoA mutase family protein, with amino-acid sequence MSNTDTFSNWENLVKKQLKTDDIYPVLQKENLEGIEVKPFYTEVHKPLANLPRVEESTHLVSRYHESLEDEVFAFLLDQNVENLSRKTIFVNNKELAGHISPQEEDQYFSLIDVFNEKEAVIDDQLAKELLAKEFRRSICVDVSLHQNAGAAIDQQLGIALAKTKELAEVYGAEILNKLIFRMAVGGNYFFEMAKLRAFKMVFNQLSKEYGLDEVPYIFAETSLRNKAVSDNENNLIRSTLELASAMIGGADAVFSSNYLVDRSTDNSEEISFKQQIVLAYESIINVFEDAANGSYYVEDITQQIADKSWALFVETEEAGGYLELLKQGVIQKKIYDHAIEEQQWIEEGKIKLIGVNLYPKLDVKKSIADLYNEKEIKAVRWAEMFE
- a CDS encoding FtsB family cell division protein yields the protein MEENKLIKDIQPKSETFKLIQKYVLNKYTITICLFLVWMIFFDKTSFLVINELNGEIHKYEEQLEYYKKEYQKNDAFYKKLMNNKSEKEKYARENYFMKKPNEEIFILVVDSTKVAKK
- the udk gene encoding uridine kinase, coding for MLVIGIAGGTGSGKTTVVDKILQQLDIEGMNILSQDNYYHDNQGLTLTEREALNYDHPKSIDFELLIKHVKALKNNQPIEQPIYSFVTHSRTGDHVTVEPKNVLVVEGILVLTNKELLKEFDLKVFVHADSDERLIRRIRRDTQERGRDLGEVLHRYQTTLKPMHQEFIEPSKNEADLIIPNMKQNSVAIDFLTTVIKNSLRKH
- a CDS encoding T9SS type A sorting domain-containing protein, producing the protein MTLKITSLILGSVLCCSNLLAQESTFEAPANRWIKENSRNLGIQNFSKLNLYSVRKGHTGETLRYQQFIKEVPVFQSEVLVHFNKEGKISYTSSESLKKNLKEIDITPAISAVDAFQKAYVASKSQGEITYQENKLFVYITDGGNTKLVYRVVINSYDNSGSWETIVDAKTGEIISVKDIAVYHRHKDETSESPKKKTKQSNKTVSFKASGSGYVYDPDPLSRTGSTYGGSYVDGNDATNASLDNARSLVTLSDIEFANNVYKLKNSYVEIRNITGPNTGLFTQDTNQFLFNRSELGFEAVNAFWHIDKSLRYINETLGIICKPATNGGVVLYDPHALNGQDNSRYSTAGTLEFGQGGVDDAEDADVILHELGHGIHHWLSGGVSNADGLSEGSGDYWAQSYSRSLNQWASSTPQYNWVFSWDGHNTIWDGRITNTTMTYPGSGSFYDKAQIWSTCLMRIYDRIGKEKTDRAFLEGLDLTTSSTNQQDAAIAVRQAAIDMLGQFGFTCNDINIMTEEFTTSGYILPEYACQALSTKEIKKEQPVSIYPNPVSDFLNISLKGNKEEKVEIYNMEGRKVIDAAVGNGRNQINVSGLQPGSYIITIKNLEISAKFIKK
- a CDS encoding ATP-dependent Clp protease adaptor ClpS — translated: MNFYNTIKDYENPKRQYEEEVLVLDDTDEVYKLVLHNDDVHTFDYVIDCLIEICKHTLEQAEQCTILVHYKGKCTVKTGSMDILKPMHEKLLSRELTSEIV
- a CDS encoding hemolysin family protein → MDSDIVRLLLALFLVLLNGFFVAAEFSIVKVRYSQIQLKAAEGNSMAKQAEHIIKHLDEYLSATQLGITLASLALGWVGESALHHIVENIFTSLSIDLTQTTITTISVATSFVLITVMHIVFGELIPKSIAIRKSESTTMATAVPLRVFYTVFKPFIWLMNLMSNGFLRLIKIHPASEQEIHSTEELQLLVKQSADSGEIEEENYEIIKNAFDFTDHSAKQIMVPRQNITSIDFEEDVNDIINKIMDSGYSRIPVYIDSIDNVIGIFYTKEIIREFVKRKGQLDHDDLKELMRDAFFVVESKKVSDLLKTFQLKKQHIAIVIDEFGGTEGIITLEDILEELVGEIQDEEDEEEKIVDKIADNTYWVQATQPLDEINEFLPKKLPLSEESEYNSLAGFILYELEEIPEENQEFDLDNYHFKILKMNNKSVELVELVYDEPNAIDNLADKIGEV
- the atpG gene encoding ATP synthase F1 subunit gamma, producing MANLKEIRGRITSISSTMQITRAMKMVSAAKLKKAQDAIVMLRPYSEKLQELIQNVNSSSDPDQISVYAQKREVKRILFIAVTSNRGLAGAFNSSIVKELNLQFQDKSRYEIEVLPVGKKVYDAVRRNRSVYANGSSVYDNLNFDTVAHITEGVMTSFKEGKFDEVYVIYNKFVNAATQEVTTEQLLPISMPETTEPQVETDYIFEPNRAEILDNLIPKSIKTQVFKAILDSVASEHGARMTAMHKATDNAQALKNDLVIFYNKARQAAITNEILEIVSGAEALKNS